From the Lathyrus oleraceus cultivar Zhongwan6 chromosome 4, CAAS_Psat_ZW6_1.0, whole genome shotgun sequence genome, one window contains:
- the LOC127136675 gene encoding uncharacterized protein LOC127136675 — MQQREKETFREYAQRWHEIAAQVVPPMEEKEMTKVFLKTLDTFYYERMIASAPTDFTDMVNMGVRLEEAVREGRLVREGSSSSSGAKRYDGFMKKKEQETNVVSYNHPRRINYPYHSQHQHIAAVTPVITSAPVQVQYPQQRTNRFQQNTQYQQQHQPQQHQHQLQQRPPQQQRRTNFDPIPMSYAELYPALIAKNLVQPRPRPPVPEVLPWWYKPEVSCPFHQNAPGHDLDNCFSLKLEVQKLTRAGILTFKNMGPYVKDNPMPSHGPSSVNNIEVCLNEQRVTKIEEIRQSLVEIHSVLCAHGLFQHDHQICGTCSVNSRGCRKIQDDLQGVLDQGLIQISRQVSSPESQEQEVNVIIPCFNIPEKVEIAYHPREPVVICPPGPMPYTSDKAVPYRYATTIIENGKEVEIKTLASVTNIAANSRMTRSGRVFAPPVIPSRNVEKDPVVVVPVTREAEGKTSNSTLDKETDELLRIIKLSDYKVVDQLLQTPSKISILSLLLNSAVHREALLKVLDQAFVEQDITTEQFNNVVGNITSCNGLGFCDEELPEEGKNHNFALHISANCQGDSFSNILIDTGSSLNVMPKSTLLKLKYKGGQMRHSGIIVKAFDGSRKTVIGEVDLPFGIGPHVFQITFQVMDIVPAYSCLLGRPWIHEAGAITSTLHQKLKFVKNGQIVTVNGEQAMLISHLSSFSVIEVDETAVQTPFQALTIDDYKKSEGSIASFKDAQQIVKTGPTEMWGKVIELPENVNHAGLGFVDGKQVQTSVVRPFKDIFHSGGFINMVAVEEDTFEGKTEDEGPRFVTPGVVMKNWTAFDIPYCVHISK, encoded by the coding sequence ATGCAACAAAGAGAAAAGGAGACATTCCGTGAATACGCGCAAAGGTGGCACGAAATTGCAGCACAGGTTGTTCCACCtatggaagaaaaggagatgacaaAAGTGTTCTTAAAGACTCTTGATACTttttattacgagaggatgattgCAAGCGCTCCTACAGACTTTACTGACATGGTAAACATGGGAGTCCGTTTAGAGGAAGCAGTTCGAGAAGGGCGTCTAGTTAGAGAAGGAAGTTCATCTTCAAGCGGGGCAAAGAGGTACGACGGTTTTATGAAAAAGAAGGAACAAGAAACTAATGTTGTGTCCTATAATCATCCAAGAAGGATCAATTATCCTTACCATTCCCAACACCAACATATAGCAGCCGTGACTCCAGTAATCACTTCCGCTCCAGTTCAAGTCCAATACCCTCAGCAGCGTACCAACCGCTTCCAACAGAAtactcagtatcagcaacaacatcaacctcaacaacatcaacatcagtTACAACAACGTCCACCACAGCAACAAAGAAGAAccaattttgatccaattccgatgtcatatgcagaattgtatccagCTTTGATCGCTAAAAACCTTGTGCAACCACGACCACGACCTCCTGTACCAGAAGTGCTACcttggtggtacaagccagaggTATCTTGTCCCTTTCATCAGAATGCTCCAGGTCATGACTTAGACAACTGTTTTTCTTTAAAGTTGGAAGTACAGAAGTTGACAAGAGCAGGTATCCTGACCTTCAAGAACATGGGTCCCTATGTGAAGGACAATCCAATGCCAAGTCATGGTCCTTCATCAGTGAACAATATAGAAGTTTGTCTCAATGAACAACGTGTTACGAAGATAGAGGAGATTCGGCAGTCTTTGGTTGAAATTCATTCTGTTTTATGTGCTCATGGTCTATTCCAACATGACCACCAGATATGTGGTACATGTTCAGTCAATTCAAGAGGTTGTAGAAAGATTCAAGATGATTTGCAAGGCGTCCTTGATCAGGGTTTGATTCAGATTTCTAGACAAGTGAGTTCTCCAGAATCACAAGAACAAGAGGTGAATGTCATCATTCCTTGCTTCAACATTCCAGAGAAAGTAGAGATAGCTTATCATCCGAGGGAGCCAGTGGTGATTTGCCCTCCGGGCCCAATGCCTTACACTTCAGATAAAGCGGTCCCCTACCGCTATGCAACAACTATTATTGAGAACGGTAAAGAGGTCGAGATTAAAACCTTAGCCTCAGTTACCAATATCGCAGCAAATAGCCGAATGACGCGCAGTGGCCGCGTGTTCGCTCCGCCGGTTATCCCAAGTAGAAATGTTGAGAAAGATCCAGTAGTCGTGGTACCAGTGACAAGAGAAGCAGAAGGGAAAACAAGCAATTCAACCCTTGACAAAGAAACAGATGAACTACTCAGAATTATCAAGCTCAGTGACTACAAAGTGGTAGATCAGTTGCTacagacaccgtcaaaaatctcgaTCCTGTCCTTATTATTGAACTCAGCTGTCCACAGAGAAGCACTACTGAAGGTGCTTGATCAAGCCTTTGTAGAACAAGATATAACAACAGAGCAGTTCAACAATGTTGTAGGCAACATCACTTCGTGCAATGGCTTAggcttttgtgatgaagaactgCCAGAAGAAGGAAAGAATCACAACTTCGCTCTCCATATCTCAGCCAATTGTCAAGGGGATTCTTTTTCTAATATCCTAATTGACACCGGTTCATCTCTGAATGTCATGCCCAAGTCTACCTTGTTGAAGCTAAAGTACAAAGGGGGGCAAATGCGGCACAGTGGAATTATTGTGAAAGCGTTCGATGGATCAAGAAAAACAGTCATTGGAGAAGTTGATTTGCCTTTTGGTATTGGACCACACGTattccagatcactttccaggttatggacataGTGCCAGCTTATAGCTGTTTGCTCGGACGcccatggattcacgaggcgggtGCCATTACATCCACGttacaccaaaagttaaagtttgtcaagaatgggcAAATAGTGACGGTTAATGGGGAGCAGGCTATGCTGATTAGCCACCTTTCATCGTTTAGTGTGATAGAAGTAGACGAGACGGCTGTTCAAACTCCATTTCAGGCCCTGACCATCGATGATTACAAGAAAAGTGAAGGTTCAATCGCGTCATTCAAAGACGCCCAGCAGATTGTCAAGACAGGTCCTACAGAAATGTGGGGCAAGGTGATAGAGTTGCCAGAAAACGTTAACCATGCAGGATTAGGCTTTGTTGATGGAAAACAAGTGCAGACTTCAGTGGTGCGACCTTTCAAAGATATCTTTCACAGCGGTGGGTTTATCAACATGGTAGCAGTTGAGGAGGATACTTTTGAGGGAAAGACAGAAGACGAAGGCCCCAGATTTGTGACACCaggagtagttatgaagaactggaccgcaTTTGACATCCCATattgtgtccacatatcaaagtaa
- the LOC127074539 gene encoding uncharacterized protein LOC127074539, with product MCVDYRDLNRASPKDDFPLPHIDMLVDNTTKFDIFSFMDGFSGYNQIKMAPEDMEKTTFITPWGTFCYQVMPFGLKNAGATYQRAMTTFFHDMMHKEIEVYVDDMIAKSRSEEGHLVDLLKLFQRLRKFRLRLNPNKCTFGVRSGKLLGFIVSQKGIEVDPDKVKAIQEMPTPKTERQVRGFLGRLNYISRFISHMTATCEPIFKLLRKSQNCVWTEDCQKAFDSIKEYLMEPPILLPPVAGRPLVMYLTVLENSMGCILGQQDETGKKEHAIYYLSKKFTDCESRYSLLEKTCCALAWAAKRLRQYMLSHTTWLISKMDPIKYIFEKPALTGKIARWQMLLSEYDIEYHTQKAIKSSVLAEYLAHQPVEDHDDNEDEFPDEDVMFLKSRDCKEPLPEEGPEPDSQWGLVFDGASNVYGHGVGAVIITPGGSHIPFTARIFFECTNNIVEYEACIMGLEEAIDLRIKNLTVYGDSALVINQIKGEWETRHPGLIPYKDYARRLLTFFTKVELHHIPRDENHMADALATLSSMYQVGFPNEVPRIVIKRLDRPAHVFTAEASFDDKPWYHDIKHFLQTQEYPLGATEKDKKTLRRLSGSFFLNQNVLYKRNYDMVLLRCVDKKEAEMLMKEVHEGSFGTHANGHSMSRKMLRAGYYWLTMESDCCKFVKKCHKCQIYADKVHVPPTFLNVISAPWPFSMWGIDMIGMIEPKASNGHRFILVAIDYFTKWVEAASYAKVTKQVVVRFIKNNLICRYGIPNKIITDNGSNLNNKMMDELCESFRIEHHNSSPYRPKMNGAVEAANKNIKKIIQKMVVTYKDWHEMLPFALHGYRTSVRTSTGATPFSLVYGMEAVLPIEVEIPSMRILMETQLSEAEWCQSRYDQLNLIEEKRMTALCHGQLYQKRMKQAFDRKVKPREFKEGDLVLKKIILFHNDSRGKWTPNYEGPYVVKKAFSGGALILTNMDGEELSRPVNTDAVKK from the coding sequence atgtgtgtcgactatcgtgacttaaatagagcaagcccaaaggatgatttccccctgcctcacattgacatgttggtagacaatacaacaaagtttgacatattctccttcatggacggattctccgggtataaccagatcaaaatggctcccgaagacatggaaaaaactacattcataacaccatggggaacattctgttatcaagtgatgccgtttgggttgaagaacgcaggtgctacttaccagcgagccatgacaacgttctttcacgacatgatgcacaaagagattgaggtttatgtggatgacatgatcgcgaagtctcgttcagaagaaggtcacttagtggatctattgaagctgtttcaacgattgaggaagttccgtcttcgcctcaatccgaacaaatgcacatttggcgtcaggtcaggtaaactcttgggcttcattgttagccaaaaaggcattgaagttgatccagataaagtaaaagctatccaagagatgcccacaccaaaaacagaaaggcaagtgagaggttttctaggacgattgaattacatatcccggtttatttctcacatgactgccacttgtgaacctatcttcaaattgctgagaaagagtcagaattgtgtttggacagaggattgtcagaaagcatttgacagtatcaaagagtacctcatggagcctcctatcttgttaccacctgttgctggaagaccgttggttatgtatttgacagtgcttgagaattctatgggctgtattctgggtcaacaagacgaaactggaaagaaagagcatgccatttactacttaagcaagaaatttactgactgtgaatcacgatactccttactcgagaagacatgttgtgcattggcttgggctgctaagagattgaggcagtatatgttaagtcacaccacttggttgatatccaaaatggatccaatcaagtacatttttgagaagcctgcactcactggtaagattgccagatggcagatgctgttatcagaatacgacattgagtatcatacccagaaagctatcaagagcagtgtgttggctgagtaccttgctcaccaacccgttgaagatcacgatgataatgaggatgagtttcctgatgaagatgtcatgttcctaaaatccagagattgtaaagagccacttcctgaagaaggacctgaaccagattctcaatggggtttagtatttgatggagcttccaacgtttatggacatggagtaggtgcagtcattatcactccaggaggttctcatattcctttcacggcaagaattttctttgaatgtacaaacaacattgttgaatatgaagcctgtatcatgggtcttgaagaagccattgacctccgcatcaaaaatcttactgtttatggtgactcagcgttagttatcaatcagatcaaaggagaatgggaaacacgccaccctggcttgatcccatacaaagactatgcaagaagattgttgactttcttcaccaaggttgaattgcatcacattcctcgggatgagaatcatatggcggatgctctagctacgttgtcttcaatgtatcaagtgggttttccaaacgaagtacccagaattgtgatcaagcgacttgatagaccagcacatgtgtttacagctgaggccagttttgatgataaaccatggtaccacgatatcaagcatttccttcagactcaggagtatcctcttggagcaacagaaaaagataaaaagactttgagaagattgtcaggcagtttcttccttaatcagaatgtgctctataagaggaattatgacatggtcttactcagatgtgttgacaaaaaggaagcagaaatgttgatgaaagaagttcacgaagggtcctttggtactcatgcaaacggccactctatgtcaagaaagatgttgagagctggttactactggttgaccatggaatcagattgctgcaaatttgtaaagaagtgtcacaaatgtcagatctacgctgataaggttcatgtaccaccaacctttttgaatgtgatttctgctccttggccattctcaatgtggggcattgacatgatcggtatgattgaacccaaagcttccaacggacaccgtttcattctcgtggcaattgattacttcaccaaatgggtggaagcagcttcgtatgcaaaggtgacaaagcaagtggtggtcagattcatcaaaaataatctcatttgccgatatggcattccaaacaagatcatcactgacaatggctccaatctgaacaacaaaatgatggatgaattatgtgaaagtttcaggatcgagcatcacaactcttctccttaccgtcccaagatgaatggggcagttgaagctgcaaataagaatatcaagaagatcattcaaaagatggttgttacctacaaagattggcatgaaatgctgccttttgcactacacggatatagaacatcagtccgtacttcaactggggcaaccccattttcacttgtatacggtatggaagctgtgttaccgatagaggttgaaattccatcaatgaggatactaatggaaactcagttgtcagaggctgaatggtgtcaaagcagatacgatcagttgaatttgattgaagaaaaaagaatgactgccttgtgccatggacagttatatcaaaagagaatgaagcaggcatttgataggaaggttaagccgagagaattcaaagagggtgaccttgtgctcaagaagataatattatttcacaatgattctaggggcaagtggactcctaactatgaaggaccctatgttgtcaagaaagccttctcaggcggtgctttaattcttacaaacatggatggtgaagagctttCACGGcccgtgaatacagatgcagtcaagaaa
- the LOC127136676 gene encoding uncharacterized protein LOC127136676, with translation MSIFADFLDKIMEVFMDDFSVCGFNFEDCLANLEKMLDRYVETNLVLNWEKCNVMVTEGIVLGRIVSEKGIEVDKAKIEVIENLKPPKTIREVRSFLGHVGFYRCFIKDFSKITKPLTSLLMKDVEFIFDEECIEAFNLLKQALISVPIMQPPDWNQPFEIMCDASDFVVGVVLGQRKEKKLHKKKFFSGVRYFYWDEPLLFKIGTYDIFRRCVPEEEVGNIIKHCHCTPYGGHADTSKTYVKILQAGLYWPTLWRDVRAYITICDWCQHIGNVSRRDEMPLRNIQEVEIFDVWGIDFMGPFPSSMGNKYILVVVDYVSKWIEAIALTTHDTRVVIKLFKNNIFLRFGVPRLVISDGGSHFISRIFDKLLDKYGVKHRVATPYHPQTSGQAEVSNREIK, from the exons ATGTCAATATTCGCAGACTTCCTAGACAAGATTATGGAAGtttttatggatgatttctcagTATGCGGATTCAATTTTGAAGATTGTCTAGCTAACCTTGAGAAAATGCTAGACAGATACGTGGAAACAAACCttgtgctaaactgggaaaaatgtaACGTTATGGTTACCGAAGGAATAGTATTAGGACGCATAGTCTCTGAAAAGGGAATTGAGGTTGATAAAGCCAAAATAGAGGTTATAGAAAATCTCAAACCACCTAAGACCATTAGAGAAGTCCGTAGCTTTCTTGGACACGTCGGTTTTTATCGATGTTTtattaaagacttctctaaaataacaaaacctCTAACTAGCCTTCTAATGAAAGATGTCGAGTTTATTTTCGACGAAGAATGTATAGAAGCATTCAACCTTTTGAAACAAGCACTGATTTCCGTGCCTATTATGCAACCCCCAGATTGGAACCAACcctttgaaatcatgtgtgatgctagcgatttcgtTGTTGGTGTTgttctaggacaaagaaaggaaAAGAAATTACAT AAGAAGAAATTCTTTAGTGGTGTAAGGTATTTTTATTGGGACGAACCTCTCCTTTTCAAAATAGGGACATACGACATATTTCGTCGCTGTGTCCCTGAAGAAGAGGTAGGAAATATCATAAAACATTGTCACTGCacaccttatggtggacatgcagACACATCTAAAACATACGTTAAAATTCTCCAAGCAGGCCTCTACTGGCCAACATTATGGCGCGATGTTCGTGCTTACATTACCATATGTGATTGGTGCCAACACATAGGGAACGTCTCAAGGCGTGACGAAATGCCATTAAGAAATATCCAAGAAGTAGAAATCTTCGATGTTTGGGGGattgattttatgggaccttTTCCATCATCAATGGGAAATAAGTATATCTTAGTAGTTGTTGACTACGTGTCTaaatggattgaggctatagcCTTAACTACACATGACACTCGAGTAGTGATTAAGTTATTCAAAAACAATATATTCCTTAGATTTGGAGTACCACGCCTTGTTATAAGTGACGGTGGATCACATTTCATATCTAGAATTTTTGATAAACTTTTAGATAAATATGGAGTTAAgcacagagtagcaacaccatatcacccgCAGACTAGTGGACAAGCGGAAGTGTCAAATAGGGAGATTAAATAA